In Pseudomonas sp. Q1-7, the genomic window AACTGATCGAACTGCTGGAAGAATCCGGTATCGACGAACTGGAGATCCGCGAGGGCGAAGAGTCCGTGCGCATCAGCCGTCACAGCAACAAGGCGATGGCCGCCCAGCCGATCTACGCCGCAGCCCCGGCTCCGGTAGCCGCCCCGGTTGCCGCTGCCGCCCCGGCCGCCGCCGAAGCCGCCGCTCCGGCCGCGCCCAAGCTGAACGGCAACGTGGTGCGCTCGCCGATGGTCGGCACCTTCTACCGCTCGCCGTCCCCGACCACCGCGGCCTTCGTGGAAGTCGGCCAGAGCGTGAAGAAAGGCGACATCCTCTGCATCGTCGAAGCCATGAAGATGATGAACCACATCGAAGCCGAAGCCAGTGGCGTGATCGAGTCCATCCTGGTGGAAAACGGTCAGCCGGTTGAGTACGACCAGCCGCTGTTCACCATCGTCTGAACCGCGGAGAGCCTGCGATGTTGGAAAAAGTCCTGATCGCCAACCGTGGCGAGATCGCCCTGCGCATCCTTCGCGCCTGCAAGGAACTGGGCATCAAGACAGTGGCGGTGCACTCCACGGCCGACCGTGAGCTGATGCACCTGTCCCTGGCCGACGAAACCGTCTGCATCGGCCCGGCTTCGGCAGCCCAGTCTTACCTGAGCATCCCGGCGATCATCAGCGCCGCCGAACTCACCGGCGCCACCGCGATCCACCCGGGTTACGGCTTCCTCGCCGAAAACGCCGACTTCGCCGAACAGGTGGAGAACTCCGGATTCACCTTCGTCGGTCCGACCGCCAATGTGATCCGCCTGATGGGCGACAAGGTTTCCGCCAAGGAAGCCATGCAGCGCTCCGGCGTACCCACCGTGCCGGGCTCCGACGGCCCGCTGCCGGAAGACGAGGAAACCGCGCTGGCCATCGCCCGCGAAGTGGGCTACCCGGTGATCATCAAGGCCGCCGGCGGCGGCGGTGGTCGCGGCATGCGCGTGGTCTACGAGGAAGAAGAGCTGATCAAGTCGGCCAAGCTGACCCGTACCGAAGCTGGTGCGGCCTTCGGCAACCCGATGGTCTACCTGGAGAAGTTCCTCACCAATCCGCGCCACGTGGAAGTGCAGGTCCTGTCCGACGGCCAGGGCAACGCCATCCACCTGGGCGACCGCGACTGCTCGCTGCAGCGCCGTCACCAGAAGGTGCTGGAAGAGGCCCCCGCTCCGCAGATCGACGAAAAGGCCCGCGCCGAAGTGCTGGACCGCTGCGTCCAGGCCTGCATCGAGATCGGTTATCGCGGCGCCGGCACCTTCGAGTTCCTTTACGAAGACGGCCGCTTCTACTTCATCGAGATGAACACTCGCGTGCAGGTGGAGCACCCGGTCACCGAAATGGTCACCGGCATCGACATCGTCAAGGAAATGCTCAGCATCGCCGCGGGCAACAAGCTGTCGATCAAGCAGGAAGACGTGGTCATCCGCGGCCATGCGCTTGAATGCCGGATCAACGCCGAAGACCCGGACAACTTCATGCCCTGCCCGGGCAAGGTGACCTACTTCCACGCACCGGGCGGCAATGGCGTCCGTGTCGATTCGCACCTGTACAGCGGCTACGCCGTACCGCCGAACTACGACTCGCTGATCGGCAAGGTGATCGCCTACGGCAACACGCGCGATGAAGCCATGGCGCGCATGCGCAATGCGCTGGACGAGATCGTCGTCGACGGGATCAAGACCAACATCCCGCTGCACCGCGACCTCACTCGCGACAAGGGTTTCTGCAAAGGTGGCATCAACATCCACTACCTGGAAAAGAAACTCGGCATGGACAAGCACTGATCACCAGTGCCTGATCCACGACACAGGGGCTGCCAAATGGCGGCCCTTGTGTTTTTCCGCCCTGTGCTCAAGTAAGCTTGCGCGCCTGCCGCACGCGCACGCTGAATTCTCAAGAGGTCCCGCCATGCCCTGGTTACAAGTCCGTCTCGCCATCACCCCGGAACAGGCGGGCACCTACGAAGACGCCCTGCTGGAAGTGGGCGCCGTCTCCGTGACCTTCATGGAC contains:
- the accB gene encoding acetyl-CoA carboxylase biotin carboxyl carrier protein yields the protein MDIRKVKKLIELLEESGIDELEIREGEESVRISRHSNKAMAAQPIYAAAPAPVAAPVAAAAPAAAEAAAPAAPKLNGNVVRSPMVGTFYRSPSPTTAAFVEVGQSVKKGDILCIVEAMKMMNHIEAEASGVIESILVENGQPVEYDQPLFTIV
- the accC gene encoding acetyl-CoA carboxylase biotin carboxylase subunit is translated as MLEKVLIANRGEIALRILRACKELGIKTVAVHSTADRELMHLSLADETVCIGPASAAQSYLSIPAIISAAELTGATAIHPGYGFLAENADFAEQVENSGFTFVGPTANVIRLMGDKVSAKEAMQRSGVPTVPGSDGPLPEDEETALAIAREVGYPVIIKAAGGGGGRGMRVVYEEEELIKSAKLTRTEAGAAFGNPMVYLEKFLTNPRHVEVQVLSDGQGNAIHLGDRDCSLQRRHQKVLEEAPAPQIDEKARAEVLDRCVQACIEIGYRGAGTFEFLYEDGRFYFIEMNTRVQVEHPVTEMVTGIDIVKEMLSIAAGNKLSIKQEDVVIRGHALECRINAEDPDNFMPCPGKVTYFHAPGGNGVRVDSHLYSGYAVPPNYDSLIGKVIAYGNTRDEAMARMRNALDEIVVDGIKTNIPLHRDLTRDKGFCKGGINIHYLEKKLGMDKH